In Arthrobacter sp. B3I4, the following proteins share a genomic window:
- a CDS encoding ABC transporter ATP-binding protein yields the protein MTNELNLDREAHDQMTASTRRGAQTRANTIVKAADHATPLELSNITIHYGGGKGGAEAVNVVDDFNMTLHAGEMHCVAGRSGSGKTSILTVGAGLTLPTSGRVFWEGDSLETMGDDEIADRRRALIGYVDQGGALIDGMSALENVLLPAVPDGEVEQRRDMAKDLLDLVGLGRRMRHRPAQLSGGERQRVAIARALILGTRVLVVDEPTASLDRASANRIISILKDTTSDGIAVLVASHDHELVRQSDTLTELI from the coding sequence ATGACTAACGAGCTGAACCTTGACCGGGAGGCACACGACCAGATGACCGCCAGCACCCGTCGCGGCGCGCAGACCCGCGCCAACACGATCGTGAAGGCTGCGGACCACGCCACGCCGCTGGAACTGAGCAACATCACGATCCATTACGGCGGCGGCAAGGGAGGCGCCGAGGCGGTCAACGTCGTCGATGACTTCAATATGACGCTGCACGCCGGCGAGATGCACTGCGTCGCCGGCCGCTCGGGCTCCGGCAAGACCAGCATCCTCACGGTCGGCGCCGGCTTGACCCTGCCGACCTCGGGCCGGGTCTTCTGGGAAGGCGACTCGCTCGAAACCATGGGCGACGACGAGATCGCCGACCGCCGTCGTGCGCTGATCGGCTACGTGGACCAGGGCGGCGCCCTGATTGACGGCATGAGCGCGCTGGAGAACGTGCTGCTCCCGGCTGTGCCCGACGGCGAGGTCGAACAGCGCCGCGACATGGCCAAGGACCTGCTGGACCTCGTCGGCCTGGGCCGGCGCATGCGCCACCGCCCGGCCCAGCTCTCCGGCGGCGAACGCCAGCGCGTCGCCATCGCCCGGGCCCTCATCCTCGGCACCCGCGTGCTGGTGGTCGACGAGCCCACCGCGAGCCTGGACCGTGCCTCGGCCAACCGCATCATCAGCATCCTCAAGGACACGACGTCGGACGGCATCGCCGTCCTGGTCGCTTCACACGACCACGAACTTGTCCGCCAGAGCGATACCCTCACCGAACTGATCTAG
- a CDS encoding acetolactate synthase large subunit: MSKGSPISPSLMASKSAGAHRAPERVERPADAGVEHAAVSPVLGPNNVVPPTLMTGSQAIVRALEELGVEDIFGLPGGAILPTYDPLMASRMNHVLVRHEQGAGHAAQGYAMVTGRVGVCIATSGPGATNLVTAIMDAHMDSVPMVAITGQVSSGVIGTDAFQEADIVGITMPITKHSFLVTDPNDIPHVMAEAFHLASTGRPGPVLVDVAKDAQQAEMTFSWPPKIDLPGYRPVLRGHSKQVREAARLIGAAKKPVLYVGGGVVKAHASAELRELAELSGAPVVTTLMARGVFPDSHPQHVGMPGMHGAVSAVTALQQSDLLITLGARFDDRVTGILKSFAPNAKVIHADIDPAEISKNRTADVPIVGSVKEIIPELSEALRLQFEATGTPDLANWWAFLNNLKETYPLGWTEPDDGLTAPQRVIQRIGALTGPEGVYVAGVGQHQMWASQFIKYERPHAWLNSGGAGTMGYAVPAAMGAKVGEPDRVVWAIDGDGCFQMTNQELATCAINNIPIKVAVINNSSLGMVRQWQTLFYEGRYSNTDLNTGHDTVRIPDFVKLADAYGCAALRCERDEDIDATIQKALEINDRPVVIDFVVSPNSMVWPMVPAGVSNDQIQVARNMTPDWEEED; encoded by the coding sequence ATGAGCAAAGGATCGCCGATCAGCCCCTCGCTGATGGCCTCAAAGTCCGCTGGAGCCCACAGGGCTCCGGAACGCGTCGAACGGCCGGCCGACGCCGGCGTCGAGCATGCTGCCGTCTCTCCTGTCCTTGGGCCGAACAACGTCGTACCCCCGACGCTGATGACCGGCTCGCAAGCAATTGTCCGCGCGCTCGAAGAACTCGGCGTCGAGGACATATTCGGTTTGCCCGGTGGCGCAATCCTGCCCACCTACGACCCCTTGATGGCCTCCAGAATGAACCACGTCCTGGTCCGTCACGAACAGGGAGCCGGCCACGCCGCGCAAGGCTACGCCATGGTCACCGGACGGGTCGGCGTCTGCATCGCCACCTCGGGCCCCGGTGCCACCAACCTCGTTACCGCCATCATGGACGCCCACATGGACTCCGTGCCGATGGTCGCCATCACCGGCCAGGTCTCCAGCGGAGTCATCGGCACCGATGCCTTCCAGGAAGCTGACATCGTCGGCATCACCATGCCGATCACCAAGCACTCCTTCCTGGTGACCGACCCCAACGACATCCCGCACGTCATGGCGGAAGCCTTTCATCTTGCCTCGACCGGCCGTCCCGGACCGGTCCTGGTGGACGTGGCCAAGGATGCGCAGCAGGCGGAGATGACGTTCTCCTGGCCGCCGAAGATTGACCTCCCCGGTTACCGGCCGGTGCTCCGCGGCCACAGCAAGCAGGTCCGTGAAGCCGCACGGCTGATCGGCGCCGCCAAGAAGCCGGTGCTCTACGTCGGCGGCGGCGTGGTCAAGGCCCACGCTTCGGCTGAACTGCGGGAACTGGCCGAACTCTCCGGCGCTCCCGTGGTCACCACCCTGATGGCCCGCGGCGTGTTCCCGGATTCGCACCCGCAGCATGTGGGTATGCCCGGCATGCACGGGGCGGTGTCCGCGGTGACCGCCCTGCAGCAGTCAGACCTGCTGATCACCCTCGGTGCGCGCTTCGATGACCGGGTCACCGGCATCCTGAAGTCCTTTGCCCCGAACGCCAAGGTCATCCACGCCGACATCGACCCGGCGGAGATCTCCAAGAACCGCACGGCCGACGTCCCCATCGTGGGCTCGGTCAAGGAGATCATCCCGGAACTCAGCGAGGCCCTGCGCCTGCAGTTCGAAGCCACCGGCACCCCGGATCTGGCCAACTGGTGGGCGTTCCTGAACAACCTCAAGGAGACCTACCCGCTGGGCTGGACTGAACCCGATGACGGCCTCACCGCACCGCAGCGTGTGATCCAGCGGATCGGTGCCCTCACCGGGCCCGAGGGCGTCTACGTCGCCGGCGTCGGCCAGCACCAGATGTGGGCCTCGCAGTTCATCAAGTACGAGCGCCCCCACGCCTGGCTGAACTCCGGCGGTGCCGGCACGATGGGCTACGCCGTGCCGGCCGCGATGGGCGCCAAGGTGGGGGAGCCGGACCGGGTGGTCTGGGCGATCGACGGCGACGGCTGCTTCCAGATGACCAACCAGGAACTGGCCACCTGCGCGATCAACAACATCCCCATCAAGGTCGCGGTAATCAACAACTCCTCACTCGGCATGGTGCGCCAGTGGCAGACCCTCTTCTACGAGGGCCGCTACTCCAACACCGACCTCAACACCGGCCATGACACCGTCCGGATCCCGGACTTCGTCAAGCTCGCCGATGCCTACGGCTGCGCCGCCCTGCGCTGCGAACGCGACGAGGACATCGACGCCACCATCCAGAAGGCCCTGGAGATCAACGACCGCCCGGTGGTCATTGACTTCGTCGTGAGTCCCAACTCCATGGTGTGGCCGATGGTCCCCGCCGGAGTGAGCAACGACCAGATCCAGGTTGCCCGCAACATGACCCCGGACTGGGAAGAAGAGGACTGA
- the serA gene encoding phosphoglycerate dehydrogenase, with translation MTSTKPVVLLAEELSPATVEALGPDFEIRQIDGADRSQLLSAIADVDAILIRSATQVDAEAIAAAKNLKVIARAGVGLDNVDIKAATQAGVMVVNAPTSNIVSAAELTVGHILSLARHIPQASAALKDGEWKRSKYTGTELFEKKIGIIGLGRIGALVAARLKGFDTKILAYDPYITSARAAQLGVQLVTLDELLAQADFITIHMPKTPETVGMLGAEAFKKMKSSAYVVNVARGGLVDEEALYAALESGEIAGAGVDVFVKEPSTDLPFFKLDNVVVTPHLGASTDEAQEKAGVSVAKSVRQALAGELVPDAVNVAGGVIAPDVRPGIPLIEKLGRIFTAMTHASLTQFDVEVAGEISTLDVKVLELAALKGVFADVVTEQVSYVNAPVIAEQRGINVRLITTPDTESYRNVLTLRGALSDGTQISVAGTLTGPKQVEKLVGINGFEVEIPISEHLVVVAYSDRPGVIGTIGHILGMNNINIAGMQVARQAEGGQVLALLTIDSSVPQQVLDAIKAGIGAEMVREVDLED, from the coding sequence GTGACAAGCACCAAACCTGTCGTACTCCTCGCTGAGGAACTTTCGCCCGCCACAGTCGAGGCCCTCGGCCCGGACTTTGAAATCCGCCAGATCGACGGCGCCGACCGTTCCCAGCTGCTCTCCGCGATCGCCGACGTCGACGCCATCCTGATCCGCTCCGCCACCCAGGTCGATGCCGAAGCCATCGCCGCGGCGAAAAACCTCAAGGTGATCGCCCGCGCCGGCGTGGGTCTGGACAACGTGGACATCAAGGCCGCCACCCAGGCGGGGGTCATGGTGGTCAACGCCCCGACGTCGAACATTGTCTCCGCCGCCGAACTCACCGTCGGCCACATCCTCAGCCTCGCCCGCCACATCCCGCAGGCCTCCGCCGCGCTCAAGGACGGCGAGTGGAAACGCTCCAAGTACACCGGTACCGAACTGTTCGAAAAGAAGATCGGCATCATCGGCCTGGGCCGGATCGGCGCCCTCGTCGCGGCCCGCCTGAAGGGCTTCGACACCAAGATCCTCGCCTACGACCCCTACATCACCTCCGCCCGTGCCGCGCAGCTCGGCGTGCAGCTGGTGACGCTGGACGAACTGCTGGCGCAGGCGGACTTTATCACCATCCACATGCCCAAGACGCCCGAGACGGTCGGCATGCTCGGCGCCGAAGCCTTCAAGAAGATGAAGAGCAGCGCCTACGTCGTCAACGTCGCCCGCGGCGGTCTCGTGGACGAGGAAGCCCTCTACGCCGCGCTGGAGTCCGGCGAAATCGCCGGTGCCGGCGTCGACGTCTTCGTCAAGGAGCCCAGCACCGACCTGCCGTTCTTCAAGCTCGACAACGTGGTGGTCACCCCGCACCTGGGCGCCTCCACCGATGAGGCGCAGGAAAAGGCCGGCGTCTCGGTCGCCAAGTCCGTCCGCCAGGCCCTCGCCGGTGAACTGGTGCCCGACGCCGTCAACGTCGCCGGCGGCGTCATCGCCCCGGACGTGCGTCCCGGCATCCCGCTGATCGAGAAGCTGGGCCGGATCTTCACCGCCATGACACACGCGTCGCTGACGCAGTTCGACGTCGAGGTGGCCGGCGAGATCTCGACACTGGACGTCAAGGTCCTCGAACTGGCCGCCCTCAAGGGTGTCTTCGCCGACGTCGTGACCGAGCAGGTCTCCTACGTCAACGCCCCGGTGATCGCCGAGCAGCGCGGCATCAACGTCCGGCTCATCACCACCCCGGACACCGAGTCCTACCGCAACGTCCTGACCCTGCGCGGGGCCCTGAGCGACGGCACCCAGATCTCGGTTGCCGGTACTCTCACCGGACCCAAGCAGGTCGAGAAGCTCGTGGGCATCAACGGCTTCGAAGTGGAGATCCCGATCAGCGAACACCTTGTGGTGGTGGCCTACTCCGACCGGCCCGGCGTGATTGGCACGATCGGACACATCCTGGGCATGAACAACATCAACATCGCCGGAATGCAGGTGGCGCGGCAGGCCGAGGGGGGCCAGGTGCTCGCCCTGCTGACCATCGACAGCTCGGTGCCGCAGCAGGTGCTGGACGCGATCAAGGCCGGAATCGGCGCCGAAATGGTGCGCGAAGTCGATCTCGAGGACTGA
- the ilvN gene encoding acetolactate synthase small subunit — translation MTRHTLSVLVEDKPGVLTRVASLFARRAFNINSLAVGPTEVPGVSRMTVVVDADGELIEQVTKQLNKLINVIKIVELTPESSVQRDHILVKVRADAATRLQVTQAADLFRASVVDVSTESVVIEATGHPDKLTALLSVLEPFGVREIVQSGTLAVGRGSRSMSDRALRSA, via the coding sequence ATGACTCGCCATACACTCTCCGTTCTGGTCGAAGACAAGCCGGGCGTGCTGACCCGCGTGGCCAGCCTCTTCGCCCGGCGCGCCTTCAACATCAACTCCCTGGCCGTGGGCCCCACCGAGGTCCCGGGCGTTTCCCGGATGACCGTGGTGGTCGACGCCGACGGCGAACTGATCGAACAGGTCACCAAGCAGCTCAACAAGCTGATCAACGTGATCAAGATCGTCGAGCTCACCCCCGAATCCTCCGTACAGCGTGACCACATCCTGGTCAAAGTACGGGCCGATGCCGCAACCCGGCTGCAGGTAACCCAGGCAGCCGATTTGTTCCGCGCCTCCGTGGTCGACGTCTCCACAGAGTCGGTGGTCATCGAAGCGACCGGCCACCCGGACAAGCTCACGGCACTGCTGTCGGTGCTGGAGCCCTTCGGCGTCCGCGAAATCGTGCAGTCCGGCACCCTGGCCGTCGGCCGCGGATCCCGCTCCATGAGCGACCGGGCCCTGCGCTCGGCGTAA
- the metG gene encoding methionine--tRNA ligase: MTPSEKTPFYITTAISYPNGVPHIGHAYEVIATDAMARFKRLDGYDVFFMTGTDEHGLKMQQTAEKEGIPVKELADRNSAAFRQMSDDLGISLSRFIRTTDPDHYEAAKALWQRMEANGDIYLSKYAGWYSVRDERYFVEDETEVRDDGLRYAAETGTEVTWTEEESYFFKLSAYQDKLLALYADQPEFGAPHGRFNEVISFVKGGLEDLSISRTSFNWGVPVPGNPDHVMYVWVDALTNYLTGVGFPDTESESFRKYWPADVHVIGKDISRFHAVYWPAFLMSAGLELPRRVMIHGHLHNQGIKMSKSLGNVVAPADWVAQYGLDQVRFFLLREVPFGADGNYSHDAIVGRMNSDLANNFGNLAQRSLSMVVKNCEGRVPVPAGFSAEDAALLGQARGLLGIARTAFEKQEFSRALEAIWNVLGDTNAYFAEQAPWVLRKTDIERMNTVLYVTLEVLRTVAILAQPVMPAASGAILDSLGQAEGEARSFAALATPIESGTALPAPAPVFPKYEEPAEA, translated from the coding sequence GTGACCCCTTCCGAAAAAACCCCGTTCTACATCACCACGGCCATCAGCTACCCCAACGGCGTGCCGCACATCGGCCACGCCTACGAGGTGATCGCCACCGACGCGATGGCCCGCTTCAAACGGCTCGACGGCTACGACGTGTTCTTCATGACCGGCACCGACGAGCACGGCCTGAAGATGCAGCAGACGGCGGAAAAGGAAGGCATCCCGGTCAAGGAACTCGCCGACCGCAACTCGGCGGCGTTCCGGCAGATGAGCGACGATCTTGGCATCTCGCTGAGCCGCTTCATCCGCACCACCGACCCGGACCACTACGAGGCCGCCAAAGCGCTCTGGCAGCGGATGGAAGCCAACGGCGACATCTACCTGTCCAAGTACGCCGGCTGGTACTCCGTCCGCGACGAGCGTTACTTCGTCGAGGACGAAACCGAGGTCCGCGACGACGGGCTCCGCTACGCCGCCGAAACCGGCACCGAGGTGACCTGGACCGAGGAGGAAAGCTACTTCTTCAAGCTCTCTGCCTACCAGGACAAGCTGCTGGCCCTGTACGCGGACCAGCCCGAGTTCGGCGCCCCGCACGGCCGCTTCAACGAAGTCATCAGCTTCGTCAAGGGCGGCCTCGAAGACCTCTCGATCAGCCGCACCTCCTTCAACTGGGGTGTTCCGGTGCCGGGTAACCCGGACCACGTCATGTACGTCTGGGTCGACGCGCTCACCAACTACCTCACCGGCGTCGGCTTCCCCGACACCGAGTCCGAGAGCTTCCGGAAGTACTGGCCGGCGGACGTCCACGTGATCGGCAAGGACATCTCCCGGTTCCACGCGGTCTACTGGCCGGCGTTCCTGATGTCCGCCGGGCTGGAACTGCCCCGGCGCGTCATGATCCACGGCCACCTGCACAACCAGGGCATCAAGATGTCCAAGTCCCTCGGCAACGTCGTGGCACCGGCCGACTGGGTGGCGCAGTACGGCCTGGACCAGGTCCGCTTCTTCCTGCTCCGCGAGGTGCCGTTCGGCGCCGACGGCAATTACAGCCATGACGCCATCGTCGGCCGGATGAACTCGGACCTGGCGAACAACTTCGGCAACCTCGCCCAGCGCTCCCTGTCGATGGTGGTCAAGAACTGCGAGGGCAGGGTTCCGGTCCCGGCAGGCTTCAGCGCCGAGGACGCCGCGCTGCTGGGCCAGGCCCGCGGACTGCTGGGCATCGCCCGGACCGCCTTCGAGAAGCAGGAGTTCAGCCGCGCGCTCGAGGCCATCTGGAACGTCCTCGGCGACACCAACGCCTACTTCGCCGAGCAGGCCCCGTGGGTGCTGCGGAAGACCGACATCGAACGCATGAACACTGTCCTTTACGTCACCCTCGAAGTGCTGCGCACCGTGGCGATCCTGGCCCAGCCGGTGATGCCGGCGGCGTCCGGCGCCATCCTCGACAGCCTGGGCCAGGCCGAAGGGGAGGCCCGGTCCTTCGCGGCCCTGGCGACGCCGATCGAGTCCGGCACCGCCCTGCCGGCCCCGGCTCCGGTGTTCCCGAAGTACGAGGAGCCCGCAGAGGCCTAA
- a CDS encoding ABC transporter permease → MNAVQRFIRSRVLLLTASILIVAMCLSVLVQGRSQAALNRTVDQNSRGLYDVLVQAKADDNGGLMQPEIASGQGGISFEQLDSIRKLSGTSVAAPISLVSRVSQNLESPRLDATDYLGYNAGLAGTAGDPTAADPAKWPAAESVLSDTAKKYRLTASAVSSDGKTEQTLFKTTAEGSLGKAKLIEEQVAGGKNVRIAGPAGETGIKFPAPAGGSEHNLFNLSVSLPLAPQVTESVVAVDPVSERALLGGAGDFLAPLEKAPPADARNAGAIGRHFESLFTSGITMDQLKEGPDFLGVKLKYWAPLMTQYQQAKRAGQLTADSQAIPLIVRSGTSLDLKYSVKIEEIDAAGNVTKDVGTVSRSLDKDYLPFVSKSPFSLAWPGSKDLSQLMGDTGSFSQGLYNPATWSTDFAAAPKYTDGKTASNGAVDKSAVPGDWITVNRLPEKGANGAPVDQTQRTPVDERSYRENLETGKKQATPLAMVYGTFDPAKVQEAAGDINRLPLGGYDPTPMTLTKDAAGKDVEPTALKPSLSATGLVSQSAGAITDYYGLAAARGYDKNVSVIDAVRVRAKTDGSWKQAQPEVEKLANEIRDMGLQATVVAGSAREDASIFVPGYSKDDAGKESPLGTVQQSWVRQNAADAVSGSLTGTNVTLLFLTLCGAALLTGASTVSYVRKRRREAGTLRAMGWTQRKIRSWVLAEFGVGAALLAVAGIALSLLSWNPVTGIVSASVLVLYCAAAYFAAQQLRHREVIDQEPQHDERLIPVDSPLTFASRQLSTNKFNTGSLAIAVGVFGAAVGGLAALLIDIPRAAGASALSGAAAASIALPSIVLGVSGVAVGLVLTMVTGRFELGAKRQYLGVLQAMGWNPDMLGQVRFFENAMVGTIALPLGVLGALGVGLVLAPYAALWAGIAGFVAVLCWIPIATKVVQ, encoded by the coding sequence ATGAACGCCGTCCAGAGGTTCATCAGAAGCAGAGTGCTTTTGCTGACCGCGTCCATTTTGATCGTGGCTATGTGCCTGTCAGTCCTGGTTCAGGGGCGGTCGCAGGCGGCGCTGAACCGCACCGTCGACCAGAACTCCCGCGGGCTCTACGACGTCCTGGTCCAGGCCAAGGCCGACGACAACGGCGGGCTGATGCAGCCCGAGATCGCCTCCGGCCAGGGCGGCATCAGCTTTGAGCAGCTGGACTCCATCCGGAAGCTCTCCGGCACTTCGGTGGCGGCCCCGATCAGCCTGGTCTCCCGGGTTTCGCAGAACCTCGAGTCCCCGCGCCTGGACGCTACCGACTACCTCGGCTACAACGCCGGCCTCGCCGGAACCGCCGGGGACCCCACCGCGGCGGACCCGGCCAAGTGGCCCGCCGCCGAATCCGTGCTCAGTGACACCGCCAAAAAGTACCGGCTCACCGCCAGCGCCGTCAGCTCGGACGGCAAGACCGAGCAGACCCTCTTCAAAACCACCGCCGAGGGCTCCCTGGGCAAGGCCAAGCTCATCGAAGAGCAGGTCGCCGGCGGCAAGAACGTCCGGATCGCCGGTCCGGCAGGGGAGACCGGCATCAAGTTCCCGGCACCCGCCGGAGGATCCGAGCACAACCTCTTCAACCTCTCCGTCTCGCTGCCCCTGGCCCCGCAGGTCACCGAATCCGTCGTCGCCGTCGACCCGGTCTCCGAACGCGCGCTCCTGGGCGGCGCGGGCGACTTCCTGGCGCCGCTGGAGAAGGCGCCTCCCGCGGACGCCCGCAACGCCGGGGCGATCGGCCGCCACTTCGAGAGCCTCTTCACCAGCGGCATCACCATGGACCAGCTCAAGGAAGGCCCGGACTTCCTGGGCGTCAAGCTCAAGTACTGGGCGCCGCTGATGACCCAGTACCAGCAGGCCAAGCGAGCCGGCCAGCTGACAGCGGATTCACAGGCGATTCCGCTGATTGTGCGTTCCGGCACCTCGCTGGACCTGAAGTACTCAGTCAAGATCGAGGAGATCGACGCCGCCGGCAACGTCACCAAGGACGTCGGCACCGTCTCGCGGTCCCTTGACAAGGACTACCTGCCGTTCGTGTCCAAGTCGCCGTTCTCCCTCGCCTGGCCCGGCTCCAAGGACCTCTCCCAGCTGATGGGGGACACCGGCAGCTTCAGCCAGGGCCTCTACAACCCCGCGACCTGGAGTACCGACTTCGCCGCCGCGCCGAAATACACGGACGGCAAAACCGCCAGCAACGGCGCCGTCGACAAGTCCGCCGTTCCGGGCGACTGGATCACGGTTAACCGGCTCCCGGAGAAGGGCGCCAACGGCGCGCCGGTGGACCAGACGCAGCGCACACCGGTGGACGAGCGCTCCTACCGCGAGAATCTCGAAACCGGGAAGAAACAGGCCACTCCGCTGGCCATGGTCTACGGAACGTTCGACCCCGCAAAGGTCCAGGAAGCGGCAGGGGACATCAACCGTCTCCCGCTGGGCGGCTACGACCCGACGCCGATGACCCTGACCAAAGACGCAGCCGGCAAGGATGTTGAGCCGACCGCGCTGAAGCCCTCGCTCAGCGCCACCGGCCTGGTCAGCCAGTCGGCCGGCGCCATCACCGATTACTACGGCCTGGCCGCGGCCCGGGGCTATGACAAAAACGTCTCCGTGATCGACGCCGTGCGCGTCCGCGCGAAGACCGACGGAAGCTGGAAGCAGGCCCAGCCGGAGGTCGAAAAGCTCGCCAACGAAATCCGCGACATGGGCCTGCAGGCCACCGTGGTGGCCGGCTCCGCCCGCGAGGATGCCAGCATCTTCGTCCCCGGCTACTCCAAGGACGACGCCGGCAAGGAATCTCCGCTGGGCACCGTGCAGCAGTCGTGGGTCCGCCAGAACGCGGCCGACGCCGTCTCCGGATCGCTGACCGGCACGAACGTCACGCTGCTGTTCCTGACCCTGTGCGGGGCGGCCCTGCTCACCGGCGCCTCGACCGTCAGCTACGTCCGCAAGCGCCGCCGTGAGGCGGGAACCCTGCGCGCCATGGGCTGGACCCAGCGGAAGATCCGCTCCTGGGTGCTGGCCGAGTTCGGCGTGGGCGCAGCCCTGCTCGCCGTCGCCGGGATCGCGTTGAGCCTGCTCAGCTGGAACCCGGTCACCGGGATCGTCTCCGCCTCCGTCCTGGTCCTGTACTGCGCGGCCGCCTACTTCGCCGCGCAGCAACTGCGCCACCGCGAGGTCATCGACCAGGAGCCGCAGCACGACGAGCGGCTCATCCCGGTCGACTCGCCCCTGACGTTCGCCAGCCGGCAGCTGAGCACGAACAAGTTCAACACCGGTTCCCTCGCCATCGCCGTCGGCGTCTTCGGTGCCGCGGTGGGCGGGCTCGCCGCGCTGCTGATCGATATTCCGCGGGCCGCGGGCGCCAGCGCATTGAGCGGGGCGGCCGCCGCCAGCATCGCGCTGCCGAGCATTGTCCTGGGCGTGTCCGGCGTCGCCGTGGGGCTGGTGCTGACGATGGTGACCGGCCGCTTCGAGCTCGGCGCCAAACGGCAGTACCTGGGCGTCCTGCAGGCGATGGGCTGGAACCCGGACATGCTGGGCCAGGTCCGCTTCTTCGAAAACGCCATGGTGGGGACCATCGCGCTGCCGCTGGGTGTCCTCGGCGCCCTCGGCGTCGGCCTGGTCCTCGCCCCCTACGCCGCACTCTGGGCCGGAATCGCCGGCTTCGTCGCGGTACTTTGCTGGATTCCGATTGCAACGAAAGTGGTCCAATGA
- the ilvC gene encoding ketol-acid reductoisomerase, protein MTEMFYDDDADLSIIQGRTVAVIGYGSQGHAHALSLRDSGVDVRVGLKEDSKSRAKAEAEGLRVLNVSDAVAEADLIMVLTPDQVQRHVYAEDIAPNLQAGDALFFGHGFNIRYGYIKPPADVDVALVAPKGPGHIVRREFEAGRGVPDLIAVEQNPSGKAKELALSYAKAIGGTRAGVIETTFTEETETDLFGEQAVLCGGASQLIMYGFETLTEAGYKPEVAYFEVLHELKLIVDLMVEGGIAKQRWSVSDTAEYGDYVSGPRVITPEVKENMKAVLKDIQDGTFAKRFIDDQDAGAPEFKALRKKGEDHPIEATGRELRKLFSWIKNEDDYTEGSVAR, encoded by the coding sequence GTGACTGAAATGTTCTACGACGACGACGCCGACCTGTCGATCATCCAGGGCCGCACCGTCGCCGTTATCGGTTACGGTTCCCAGGGCCACGCCCACGCCCTCAGCCTGCGCGATTCCGGTGTTGATGTCCGCGTAGGCCTGAAGGAAGACTCCAAGTCCCGCGCCAAGGCCGAGGCCGAGGGCCTGCGGGTCCTCAACGTCTCCGACGCTGTCGCGGAAGCCGACTTGATCATGGTCCTCACCCCGGACCAGGTCCAGCGCCACGTCTACGCCGAGGACATCGCCCCGAACCTGCAGGCCGGCGACGCCCTGTTCTTCGGCCATGGCTTCAACATCCGCTACGGCTACATCAAGCCCCCGGCCGACGTCGACGTCGCGCTGGTCGCCCCCAAGGGCCCGGGCCACATCGTCCGCCGCGAATTCGAAGCCGGCCGCGGCGTGCCGGACCTGATCGCCGTCGAACAGAACCCGTCCGGCAAGGCCAAGGAACTGGCGCTGTCCTACGCGAAGGCAATCGGCGGCACCCGCGCCGGCGTCATCGAGACCACCTTCACCGAAGAAACCGAAACCGACCTCTTCGGCGAGCAGGCGGTTCTTTGCGGCGGTGCCTCGCAGCTGATCATGTACGGTTTCGAAACCCTCACCGAAGCCGGCTACAAGCCCGAGGTTGCCTACTTCGAGGTGCTGCACGAACTGAAGCTGATCGTCGACCTGATGGTCGAGGGCGGCATCGCCAAGCAGCGCTGGAGCGTCTCGGACACCGCGGAATACGGCGACTACGTCTCCGGCCCGCGGGTCATCACCCCCGAGGTGAAGGAAAACATGAAGGCGGTCCTCAAGGACATCCAGGACGGCACCTTCGCCAAGCGCTTCATCGACGACCAGGACGCCGGAGCCCCGGAGTTCAAGGCCCTGCGCAAGAAGGGCGAGGACCACCCGATCGAGGCCACCGGCCGGGAACTGCGCAAGCTCTTCTCCTGGATCAAGAACGAAGACGACTACACCGAAGGCTCAGTAGCCCGCTAA